The window tgtgaatgagaatgaaacattatcaacattccGTCCATCGTCGTTGtcagtcattcattcagtatCCATGGTTCAGAGAtcaccatacacacacacacacacagaaccACACACCACTattatattatcatgatgatgatgatgattatgatgatcatcatcatcgtcagtTTGTTAGTCAGCCATCCATCAATCGCAGAAGCGCATTCTTGCGTAAATTTTCGTCGCCTAtgtattcgtttttttttaatttagatacctttttttccctaggttttaaaaatgaattattatagacaatatatatataggtATATATTTACCATTGTGTATTTAGcttatagttttttttatatgatttttattttttattttttttgttgttgttgaaaaagtTGATGAATTACGTAACAAACTTCCCCCCTttcagataataataataatgacaaccattttttttgtgaacaAGAATAAGAGACATAGACCGAAACGGCCAGTGACCTTTTCcctttttatcatcattgtgtccttggtcatcattatcattatcatcatcatcatcatcatcatcattgatcgaaTCCTATTCTCTTCTATCTATTTTGACcgattgaaatcaatgaatgtttttttttcttttttttcttcttcatggaaaaaaatccatcggTTTCGAATTTCATCCAccattcgattattattattattattatttgtcgcCAATAACAATTGAACCTTTCCACTATCAATTCATTAGCCAAGTGATGGATTTGTAAACACAGCaagagcgagagagagagagaaagagataTTTAACAAAAAGTCTGTAATACAACAACTGTATgtaatctgtttttttttcttttgtaaaAATTCGTcgtttaaattcatcatttgtattggCTAGCCATattcgaaaagaaaaaccattTAGTAGtcggtggaaaaaaagaaagaaaaaaaagtttatattttttttcattccacaCAAACAAGAAGCGTTCAAtcaaagaatcatcatcatcatcatcgacaacaacaacaacatatcatcggtttaatttttattgctGATTTATCGGCTGATTTGAcgatgttttttgtttttgtttcatttaataTTGAGAagaaccaccaccaacaacaacaacattatgaACTGTTTGCTGGTTGATTGAATGGTGCACAAccatcttgatgatgatgatgatcttgaatgaatgaaaagaatctTTTTTAAATGATCGTTTGTCATTACtactttttttcgattgtgaatgaatgaatgaatgaatgatgatgatgatagtttaTGATTAGTTGgtgatgaccatcatcatcatcatcaataatatcaACACTTTGCgacagagaaaaattttcgatctaattacaatgatgatgatgatgatgatgtgtgtgtgtgtgtgtaagtttAATTCGAATTTAATTGGAAACTATCAATGTTTTCTGgtcatttgattataattatttattattgaaaacatttaatATGTCTGTGTGTAGTAATTTGAAAACAGTTAAATTGTCGAcggtttttttgtgtgtatgtcgtTCCTCGCTAttcacataatcatcatcatcatcatcattatgatgatcatttgatcagATGTAatggttgttgtcgttgtcgtcgtcataagctgtttcaataaaaataaaacaatctCTCATtctctttgttttgttttgtttttattttttattttgtttgtttgttaaaatcaattgataattttttttttgtatactGGGCTTAACccttaaaatttttttttttgttttttgtgtcCAGGTTGCTAGTTATTTAGACAAGTGAAGCGAATaaaatatgtgtgtatgttttgtgtgtttgtttgtgaataggttttctatttgttttttgtttttgtttgtttgataatcTCTGTATAAATAAATAGGCTATACATACACAACAATATTGTCATACCatatgaattcatcatcatgtacgTTGTTTGTGGATCGAACATCATGTGACTCATTATTCGTACAAGTCTTCCTGATCATCACATTTAAAACATTAACTTGTCGAgcgtatatgatgatttctgGTTGACTGGTCAATGGTGAATTATCTCACcagtacatttttttttgcattacATGCCTGTTGCATAATGtcaaccattattattagctgatgatgatatggttaaaataataattgctGATTATGGCCATATCGTGTctttgaacaacaacgatgatgatgaaaacttttgtttttctatacGGACGTtaagtacaaaaaaaaagagtgatCATTTTGGaccattatcgtcatcatgttcatcaaaaaaaagaaatggtcTAATTGCATTGCATTTGTAGTGTTtgtaaaatcatcaaaatcatgaCATCTACAtctatatgtgtgtattttttcaGTCTAAAGTTTAAgtcaaagagaaaaaaattttttcttgctttttTCCAaactgttgtttttttttttctgtctattttgtattgttattgttttgaacttgattttgttttttttttgtttttgttgttatctataatcatcaatgatacactagattgatttgtatttgtgtatgtgtgtgtgtgtggtgcctcaaaatattattattgaacaagattcaaattattaaaaaaaatgtccatgtccatttctttttttttatatcatttcataaccacaacaacaggctatccattttcatcattatattcagatcacttgatgatggtaatggtaaTCGTTGCgtgattttgtttcttcatcatcatcaccaccgcCGCTGCCGTCGCCACCACTATTCGGACAACGATGAATCGatggattatttttttttgtctgattcttcaaatcatcatatacacacacacacatcctaTGGCGATATTTAGATAAGAACATTGCCGATAATTTGTTATGCAacttgtatgatgatgatgatcgtctaTTTTTGGCtgattctttattttgatcattcaacataatcatcattttcatcaattccGCCGGtggtttcaattcatcattcaattcaatgtttttggatgatgatgatgatgatgaaaacatctATATAGCCGCGCAAATGACACCATCTAATATCTTCACTACACACATATATCAggtaatgatcattatcatacacacacacacacgcacacacaattgaacgacaatgatgacgacCACGAACACAACATTTAGTTTATTGACATGGTCTTTCTTAATGGCACTAGAAGAATTCACGGCTAttgttcaattcatttcatgaaaaatgaaaagaaaaaaaaatttaaataatgttCCGTGGCTTCTTTAGTGCTTTGAAGAACGGCTATCGATATGTCTACctttctttcattctatcatcatcatcatcattagatgaTCGCTTTCTTCTCTATACtgcaaacatttcatttttttcaaatttctaaATAGTGCATTTTCCTTGGCACTGGAAGAGTTCGCCACTTTTGaccagataaaaaaaaataatcaaatataaaaaaatgaaaaaaaaactgaattgGGTGGATTCTTGAGTGCCAAAGAAAATgcatttcatcaatcattcaatcgtaCAATATTCCTGTGTTTCCtgttattcaataatttttttttcttttagcCAAAGTCTTTGCACAAAATTTTGGCACTGGCACATTTTTGTGTGGAAATAATTTccgaatttattttttttaaaaaatgttaattgCACAAGAATTGTGAAAGTGTCAATTATTGTGTTTAAAGagaaatttcatcatttatttaataatcaatttcattttgaattattttaatcaaattttttttgtctacaGAAGAgacaatttccattttttagaatttgaaattcatattcatcattgtagAAAAACTGTGGGAAAATTTATATTGTTAAATTTTGATATAAAAGATTGATATAAACAAACCTTATGACAGAATGGACAAGCAACGATTCCAATTTCGGGCAtcatattcaaataataatgatttcgaTCTGAAACATTATCCTGtacaatgatgacatttgaatgattcaattgatcaagatatttttcattcaaaatggcCACATTCGTTTCGGGATTGATTTCATCGCCAAAATTAATGGTCAGTTGTTCAGATtcagttttttcattcaataataaatcattggTGAACACTTCAGAATCGTTTACCAATGATGTTCGTCGTCGTGGTGATTGTCGTTGgtcgaatgatgattttttatcgccaccatcatcattatcatcactattTGAATCCAATATTTTCTGGAAATTTTCCTCTGaaatattgatttcaaattcaactaACGGTAAGATAtctattcattatcaatttaaaattattaatcaatttttttcatagaatcccaaacaaacaaacaaaccgaatgaatagaatgaatgTATAAATCTATGATCACAATTGACACAACGATTCAATTTaccattgatcaatgaatattGTGATGAACAACGATAACAGAATAGTGACAATTCTTCTGCATCAACGAATGGTTTTGTACGAATTTCAATGCTACcaatttgaatcgattccGATAGTTTATCCGGTAATCGaagattattcaattttttatatgcAATTCTAACCAATTTATAATGGCCCAATGTTTTGCCCAATTTAGCCAATGCAAATAGAATGTACCTGGTGAAATAATattgtaaataataaaatgaatttttgtcgttaaatccatttgatttgatttttttgaaaatgaataaaatatataatacaCATACGGCATTGAAACAGCTTGTGGTAATAGATCTCCATCTATGTATTGGAATAGAAATAAAGCCGAATTGAAAAGGATTTCAGCATAAACCGATGTGAATGGTTCTTCCTTGTATtgtaattgaaattgaacaaaaaaaaacaaaaaaaaaaacaacaacaatccgaTTGTGAATAAACCgccaacaaaatcatcactaTTATTATACATACGATATATTTgtaaatatattgatatgCATGATAGATTTCGGCTTGTTCATGTAATTTTTgccaatcattcatttcgattttcctcttgttgttgttactgttattgttgttgttgttttgttgttcatcatcattttgttggtCATTGTAAATCTGATTACAATGATTGGCCAAAAGCCATGAATAATAACTTGCATCATTGAAacgattttcaattattgaatttttcaataaacgTTCCAATACTTGTTTGGATTCCTGATATTTTCCTGATTCATAGAATGCTTTTTGTGCTTCAGCAAATCGATCATTTTCAGCCAACCACATTGCatatggaaaataaatttcttgtttcattAATGGTATATCGttacaaattttcaatgcttCTTCCCATTGATTATTGTGTATATAGGTAAGTGCTAAACTTTTGAAATCACCAATCTTACGATAAATTTGTATGGCATTCACATAATCTTGTTTGTTTAGAAAACTTTCGgcaattaaatttaataatttaatttcaccTTTATCGATTTGTTCGGCAAATGATACGATACTGTTTGAATTCAATCGAATTAACTGAGTAATTCCTTCAtctgaaattgattttttttttactaacCTGTTGGCATCactttttgaaattatttcaaatgcTTTTTCATAATCACCTTTTGCAATGCAAACTTTACTCAATGTTTGTAAATCATTGAAAGCATTGTTGTTACTGGATTGTTGtcgtctttgttgttgttgttgttgttgattggtGAAATTGTCCGCTGTTGCtactgataatgatgaaacctgttgattttgatgattttcatattcttTAGCCTGATCATACATTTGAAGATCGGTAAACATTTCCCATGCTAAATGTAGTGCATTGATctttttatataattttgCCGATTCAGCAAACAGTCCTTTATATGCTAGATATTtagccaataataattgttttcgATTCTCATTCGATATCGAATCCGTTTGTTGAAAATACGAATACAACAATTCATTATATGGCCAATCATTGTTTCGTTGGAAACATTTTCGtgcaattgaaaattcacatttattcataGCCTGATTTGTTAACATTTGCCAATCTTCATATGTCACATTCAAACATGCTATTCGGTATGCTtcactaatttttttttgtttcaaaacaTAAATAATACATCTGTCAATCGgataaatgattgaatgaaacataCGTGAATTTATTCAGCTGAATATAATGCAATAATATCCTGGAATAGGCAATTTCATggcaaataattttcatatcaTTGTATTGTAGATAGATTTTATTGCCCGAATATCCAATTACATTTGCCTAGAGTAAAAAAGAAGCAAAGTATTCATTAAATAACACCATTTGTCACAATAACAAAATCTTACCTGATCGGAAAACTCGATTGTTTGCATAGGAATATTTGCCATTTTAATTGCTACAAATCCAGATCCAGCAAAACAAAGCAAATCATCGAAACGGCTATTCCAAACAACACTTTTTACGCTTGGTTCCTGTATTCGCAACATGGTAAAGGGTGgcatatattattttttttgtgaacaaaaagatgattatcgtcatattgaacaaaaataaaaacctcAAATATAAGTTGTTTGTTACGTAAATCATACACCaaacaattatttttatcatcaatgatggcaACTTTTTGTCGTTTCATGCTGacatcaatatattgaatcGGATTACCAATTTTAATCAGCTCAACCGGTATAATATTCgatatgaaaatcatcaatactTGGCCATCTTTAAGACcgatcaataatgattcttTGGCAGGTACACCACCgattgttttcaaatatttaatggatgatttaaaattccattctttttccaattttccgttgaaatttaatgattGTATTACATTCTCATCGCGAACGATAATCAGATTCGATGAACATAACCTGATCATTGTACAATCATTGATCGTTTCTGTATTGATTTTCTCTTTGATACGATAATTTAGTTTTCCTTCATTGTTGCATTCATAAAGAACTATACGTTTTGCTAGTTGAATCTATAGATTGTGAAATAACATGTAGTAataacgaaatgaaatgacatGGAAACTTACAGCCAATAATGTCTTATAAATAGCAATCTTTTTCACCAAATCTCTACATTTGATAAGTGCTATGAAATGTGGGAAatgagagaatttttttcttaaaaaaagaattgaattatgTAATGATTCatacttttttcattcgtattCAATTGATGGACTAGAACATCcgtcattgatgaatgaCGATATGCATAAAGTTGTTCATGTAAACATTGTACGgtcattgttgatatttgatACATTGATAGAGTACCATCTTGACAGCCGATTGCCTttcgggaaaaaaaatcaaacaaaaaataaataattgattcaatcactAATCATACCATTCGATTTCCATGAGCTTTACAGCACCATATCCACGATTCTTTTGTGGTAATTGTATCGAGAGCGATTCCTTCGACCGTATAAACGATCACCTGTTTATTTGTGCCAccgataagaaaaaattcatttcccaataatgatgatatgaatagTGGATCATAACCAATGTTTCGTTCCTGAACATTCTGttgtttcagaaaaaaaaacattcgattgattcattagTTATCAAACcataaaaaaagataaaaaaccTGATTGCCATCCACATCATATATGGAAATGCTTTTGGTTGACCAATCCACTACTGATAATCTATcttccattttttcatcatttgttttgaaaaacagTACACCCCAGATGGCATTTTTGcgttcaattttcattttttcatcaccattctATCAATTtggaataaataataatttttttttaaagaaaatcaacaaatcttACTTTGAATCTGATCGAAATGTGACCGGAATTGAATCCAAGTGCAAATATGATACCATCTTCATtccaacagcaacaattgATTGGACTTGTTACTTTAATTTTCGTAACATTTTTCTGTTCCGGTGACCAAAGACCAAAATCTGATGATGTACAACTTAATAATTGATATGATGTTGGATTATATTGTACACATCGAACCGAATCATTATGTCTGCGCgagaatgaatcaatgagaTGAGAGAATGAAACACACAAGTCACTTACGAATATTTAAGAATGCCTTCCATTTTCGATGTCCATATAATCACTTGTTTATCAGCTGATCCGGTTGCAAAACGTTTACCATCATGTGCATAGCATATACAATAAACATTATCTTTATGGCCTTTCAATGATtctatcaatgatttttttaaaatatcaTAAACATAGATTTTTTGATCAGCTACagccaataataaatttccaTCCGGTGAAATGGCTAAATCATAGAtgctaaaaatgaaaataaaaattcaattcttcaacattcatcattacaacTTACCATAGTGGTTGATTATCTTTATCTTTTAACTGATATTGCCACAatagatttgatttcattttttttagaaaacaatttaaattgattgaataacatcaaaaattgaatgttgtggtttgtttttgaatttttttttattattatgacaaATAAATATCCACAATAGCAACCAGGAAAGGTTGCCATGACGGTTACTAACAacatttgacaaaaaaaaacaaaacttttcaaaaaaaaaaattcacatacaAATTGTTACAATTTTGGCCGCATTTTTCGCATTGATCCCATCGGTAGATGATAAGGTCGTTCATATGGTATACCATAATGTTGAGATACTTGAagccatttattcatttcattcaatcgtttcatcatctgttgattattgtcattgttttgtattgtttGTAATTCTTTGACCATTTGACGAGCCATCGTTTTGATGAACtggatttcaatttcagtattggattcattttttgctttccaattttttgtcattcgtATTACGGATCGAtagaaattgaatatttccTTTCGGATATTTGCCGccattgttattgatgatagattgtaggaaaattttccaatggtTTGTTGCCGTAAAgttgttgtcatcaatcaatccaatTGACCGGGCCAATACAAATTGGTTGTAAAAATTCTCGCAAGAGAATgcaacagagaaaaaaaatcacatgatTGACTTTTTCATAATGGacgtttttttcaatgaaaacattttgtttgtttgttattttttgtgGAAAAGATGCattccatcattttcattattattactgatttatgtttattttgtttttcattttatccacACGTTTATGGCTCCcagaa of the Dermatophagoides farinae isolate YC_2012a chromosome 1, ASM2471394v1, whole genome shotgun sequence genome contains:
- the Oseg1 gene encoding intraflagellar transport protein Oseg1; the encoded protein is MKSNLLWQYQLKDKDNQPLCIYDLAISPDGNLLLAVADQKIYVYDILKKSLIESLKGHKDNVYCICYAHDGKRFATGSADKQVIIWTSKMEGILKYSHNDSVRCVQYNPTSYQLLSCTSSDFGLWSPEQKNVTKIKVTSPINCCCWNEDGIIFALGFNSGHISIRFKNGDEKMKIERKNAIWGVLFFKTNDEKMEDRLSVVDWSTKSISIYDVDGNQNVQERNIGYDPLFISSLLGNEFFLIGGTNKQVIVYTVEGIALDTITTKESWIWCCKAHGNRMAIGCQDGTLSMYQISTMTVQCLHEQLYAYRHSSMTDVLVHQLNTNEKTLIKCRDLVKKIAIYKTLLAIQLAKRIVLYECNNEGKLNYRIKEKINTETINDCTMIRLCSSNLIIVRDENVIQSLNFNGKLEKEWNFKSSIKYLKTIGGVPAKESLLIGLKDGQVLMIFISNIIPVELIKIGNPIQYIDVSMKRQKVAIIDDKNNCLVYDLRNKQLIFEEPSVKSVVWNSRFDDLLCFAGSGFVAIKMANIPMQTIEFSDQANVIGYSGNKIYLQYNDMKIICHEIAYSRILLHYIQLNKFTEAYRIACLNVTYEDWQMLTNQAMNKCEFSIARKCFQRNNDWPYNELLYSYFQQTDSISNENRKQLLLAKYLAYKGLFAESAKLYKKINALHLAWEMFTDLQMYDQAKEYENHQNQQVSSLSVATADNFTNQQQQQQQRRQQSSNNNAFNDLQTLSKVCIAKGDYEKAFEIISKSDANSIVSFAEQIDKGEIKLLNLIAESFLNKQDYVNAIQIYRKIGDFKSLALTYIHNNQWEEALKICNDIPLMKQEIYFPYAMWLAENDRFAEAQKAFYESGKYQESKQVLERLLKNSIIENRFNDASYYSWLLANHCNQIYNDQQNDDEQQNNNNNNSNNNKRKIEMNDWQKLHEQAEIYHAYQYIYKYIEEPFTSVYAEILFNSALFLFQYIDGDLLPQAVSMPYILFALAKLGKTLGHYKLVRIAYKKLNNLRLPDKLSESIQIGSIEIRTKPFVDAEELSLFCYRCSSQYSLINGKLNRCVNCDHRFIHSFYSFDILPLVEFEINISEENFQKILDSNSDDNDDGGDKKSSFDQRQSPRRRTSLVNDSEVFTNDLLLNEKTESEQLTINFGDEINPETNVAILNEKYLDQLNHSNVIIVQDNVSDRNHYYLNMMPEIGIVACPFCHKFFYNDEYEFQILKNGNCLFCRQKKFD